Proteins encoded by one window of Atribacterota bacterium:
- a CDS encoding CGGC domain-containing protein: MDNTIKIGIIICHRYHRCAGGKCLRAMRNREGAFSIYQGQEIELVGYTTCDGCPGGNVEYSPEEMKKNGAQVIHLATGLVVGYPPCPRINHFKKFIEQQFGLKVVIGTHPIPQKYFLTHSKLHTWDSTGWQEIIQPTLANESVRLAYN; the protein is encoded by the coding sequence ATGGATAACACAATAAAAATAGGTATTATAATTTGTCATCGATATCACCGTTGCGCAGGTGGTAAGTGTTTAAGAGCTATGCGTAATAGAGAAGGAGCGTTTTCTATTTACCAGGGCCAGGAAATTGAACTGGTTGGATACACTACCTGTGATGGTTGTCCCGGAGGAAATGTAGAATATTCACCGGAAGAAATGAAAAAAAATGGGGCACAGGTTATTCATCTGGCAACCGGATTAGTGGTTGGTTATCCGCCTTGTCCGAGGATTAATCATTTTAAGAAATTTATTGAACAGCAATTTGGTTTAAAGGTAGTTATTGGAACTCATCCAATTCCACAAAAGTATTTTCTAACTCATTCTAAGCTACATACCTGGGATTCTACGGGCTGGCAAGAGATTATTCAACCCACGCTGGCGAATGAATCCGTCAGGCTGGCTTATAATTGA
- a CDS encoding TRAP transporter substrate-binding protein, with amino-acid sequence MKRFISVLFIIILFAVISFSGLAAEAARVVKLTHVVNEQDAFHISALKFKEVVEQKTDSAIVVEIHPNAELGDERTLLEGMQLGTIDMGVITNGPIANFLPEMAVFEMPFLFGTPEEAYHILDGEIGQDVLGRLSDIRMHGLAFSERGFRNLTNSVRPVKTASDIKGLKIRLMESPLYVDTFKALGANAVPMAWTECLTALSQGTIDGQENPIVVVYSFKLYESQDYMTIDRHTYAPATIMTSDKLWQSLTEEEQAIFEEAAKLGAQAARDYNNNNEAEQLQFVKDKGMIVEENPDLDTFREAVKPVYEKYGSQFGSLLEEIQESLAEYRN; translated from the coding sequence ATGAAGAGATTTATAAGTGTATTATTTATAATTATTCTATTTGCAGTTATTTCTTTTTCAGGATTAGCTGCTGAAGCTGCAAGAGTAGTAAAATTAACCCATGTTGTTAATGAGCAGGATGCTTTTCACATATCTGCACTAAAATTTAAAGAAGTTGTAGAACAAAAGACTGATAGTGCTATAGTTGTTGAAATTCATCCTAATGCTGAATTGGGAGATGAGAGAACTTTATTAGAAGGTATGCAATTAGGAACTATTGATATGGGGGTAATTACTAACGGTCCAATTGCTAATTTTTTGCCGGAAATGGCAGTCTTTGAAATGCCATTCCTGTTTGGAACACCTGAAGAAGCTTATCATATTTTAGATGGTGAAATTGGTCAGGATGTACTGGGCAGACTGAGTGATATCAGAATGCATGGTTTAGCTTTTTCAGAGCGTGGTTTCAGAAATTTAACCAACAGCGTAAGACCGGTTAAAACAGCCAGTGATATTAAAGGGTTGAAAATTCGCTTAATGGAAAGCCCTTTATATGTTGATACCTTTAAGGCATTAGGGGCAAATGCAGTACCAATGGCCTGGACAGAGTGTCTTACTGCACTTTCTCAGGGAACTATTGACGGACAGGAAAACCCGATTGTTGTTGTATATTCATTTAAACTATATGAATCACAGGACTATATGACTATTGACAGGCATACATATGCCCCGGCAACTATCATGACAAGTGATAAACTATGGCAGTCATTGACAGAAGAGGAGCAGGCTATCTTTGAAGAAGCAGCAAAATTAGGGGCGCAGGCAGCAAGGGACTATAATAACAACAATGAAGCTGAACAACTACAGTTTGTTAAAGATAAAGGCATGATTGTTGAAGAAAATCCGGATTTAGACACATTCAGGGAAGCGGTAAAACCAGTATACGAGAAATATGGTTCTCAATTCGGTAGTCTTTTAGAAGAAATCCAGGAATCCCTGGCAGAATACCGTAACTGA
- a CDS encoding TRAP transporter small permease, giving the protein MMEKIYLEFKRISEILNGFIKISAGIMLIIMTIVVTIQIIFRIFFNALSFTEEISRYLLVWSSLFAASVAYKQGAHIAVTFLVEKFKGKSKSSMAIIINLVSLIFFMIAIFYGLQLINMQVFQTSPALLIPMRYVYLCIPISFSVMLFHSLVMLWGEVIGLSGRVSP; this is encoded by the coding sequence ATGATGGAAAAGATTTATTTGGAGTTTAAGAGAATCAGTGAAATCTTGAATGGTTTTATTAAGATATCAGCTGGTATTATGTTGATAATAATGACCATAGTGGTTACTATTCAAATTATTTTCAGAATATTTTTCAACGCCCTTTCATTTACAGAGGAAATATCCAGGTATTTATTGGTCTGGAGTAGTTTGTTTGCCGCAAGTGTTGCATATAAGCAGGGAGCACATATTGCTGTTACATTTTTAGTTGAGAAATTTAAAGGAAAATCAAAGAGTTCAATGGCAATTATTATAAATTTAGTATCTCTAATATTTTTTATGATTGCAATATTTTATGGTTTGCAGTTAATTAACATGCAGGTATTTCAAACCTCTCCGGCTTTATTAATACCAATGCGTTATGTTTATCTATGTATACCAATAAGTTTTTCAGTTATGCTTTTTCATAGCCTGGTAATGCTATGGGGAGAGGTTATTGGTTTATCAGGGAGGGTAAGTCCATGA
- the leuD gene encoding 3-isopropylmalate dehydratase small subunit: protein MIIKGSVWKFGDNIDTDVIIPARYLNTSDARELAAHCMEDYDQNFVKKMKPGDVIVAGENFGCGSSREHAPLAIKTAGISCVIAKSFARIFYRNAINIGLPIFESAEVVDKSEEGDNLEITPQYGIIRNNSKNIEFKINSMPEFIQEIISAGGLVKYTRIEMKRRKQG from the coding sequence ATGATTATAAAAGGCAGTGTATGGAAATTTGGAGATAATATTGATACTGATGTCATCATTCCTGCCCGATACTTGAACACATCAGATGCCCGGGAGTTGGCAGCACATTGTATGGAAGATTATGACCAGAATTTTGTAAAAAAGATGAAGCCCGGGGATGTAATTGTTGCCGGAGAAAATTTTGGATGTGGAAGTTCCAGGGAACACGCTCCTCTTGCTATAAAAACAGCAGGTATTTCCTGTGTTATTGCCAAATCATTTGCTCGAATTTTTTATCGAAATGCTATAAATATTGGTTTACCTATCTTTGAGTCTGCTGAGGTAGTTGATAAATCAGAAGAGGGTGATAATTTAGAAATTACCCCTCAATATGGTATTATTAGGAATAACAGTAAGAATATTGAGTTTAAAATAAATTCTATGCCTGAGTTTATTCAGGAGATAATATCAGCGGGTGGCCTGGTTAAATACACCAGAATTGAGATGAAAAGGAGAAAACAAGGTTAA
- a CDS encoding DUF456 domain-containing protein, which yields MIIIGFILNIIGIIGVIVPALPGVVLNYLALILLYLSRGQTAISIDMLIIFGLLTVSVSVLDYILPFLGAKKYGASRTGIWGAAVGMIIGLLFFPPFGIIFGLLIGAFVGELIAGKDQSQAFKAGFATFLGSLTSIVVKLLLAIAMAAYFIIHLFNI from the coding sequence TTGATTATAATTGGATTTATATTGAACATAATTGGGATTATCGGAGTAATTGTTCCAGCTTTACCGGGAGTTGTACTGAATTATTTGGCATTAATCCTTTTATATTTATCCAGAGGCCAAACAGCTATAAGTATTGATATGTTGATAATTTTTGGTTTACTGACAGTATCAGTTTCTGTTTTGGATTATATTTTACCTTTTTTAGGAGCTAAAAAATATGGTGCATCCAGAACAGGCATATGGGGAGCAGCTGTTGGAATGATTATAGGATTACTGTTTTTCCCTCCTTTTGGAATTATTTTTGGACTATTAATTGGTGCTTTTGTAGGAGAATTGATTGCCGGGAAAGACCAGTCACAGGCATTTAAAGCAGGATTTGCTACTTTTCTGGGAAGTCTTACATCGATTGTGGTAAAGTTACTTCTTGCCATAGCTATGGCTGCATATTTTATAATTCATTTATTTAACATATGA
- a CDS encoding EFR1 family ferrodoxin (N-terminal region resembles flavodoxins. C-terminal ferrodoxin region binds two 4Fe-4S clusters.) yields MIIDKLVKIYFSPTDSTKNVISTVAKSWGVNEQRNIDLRSLGERHNFRLNLQSEEAIILGIPVYEERIPDLLYPALSKIRGNGNPMVLIVTYGNISSGIALKQLNKMMRNQGFKIVAAASFIGEHSFSYKEIKIAAGRPDIQDLEIAKSFGNLIRDKIESIENIENLPELNIKGKISSMGKLLPRHSEITFAYSPVVDSALCKKCKKCLEVCPVNAIDPDNLKSRDKLCIRCFACVKFCPNNARKVIFKKPVLVKNTLKQLSKKRREPEIYI; encoded by the coding sequence TTGATTATTGATAAATTGGTAAAAATATATTTTTCTCCTACAGATTCTACAAAAAATGTTATCAGCACAGTAGCAAAAAGCTGGGGAGTCAATGAACAAAGAAATATAGACTTACGCTCTTTAGGGGAACGTCATAATTTTAGACTTAACCTTCAATCTGAGGAAGCCATAATTTTAGGTATTCCGGTTTATGAAGAGAGGATTCCTGATTTATTATACCCGGCATTAAGTAAAATAAGAGGAAATGGAAACCCAATGGTTTTAATAGTTACTTATGGTAATATCAGCAGCGGGATTGCCTTAAAGCAGTTAAATAAGATGATGCGCAACCAGGGTTTTAAAATAGTTGCAGCAGCTTCATTTATAGGCGAACACTCTTTTTCATATAAAGAAATTAAAATAGCAGCCGGTAGACCGGATATCCAGGATTTAGAGATTGCAAAATCTTTTGGAAACCTGATAAGAGATAAAATAGAGTCTATTGAAAATATTGAAAATTTACCTGAACTTAATATCAAGGGAAAAATTTCATCAATGGGAAAGTTGCTTCCCCGACATAGTGAAATAACATTTGCTTATTCTCCCGTTGTTGATTCAGCTCTCTGCAAAAAATGTAAAAAATGTCTTGAAGTCTGCCCGGTCAATGCTATTGACCCTGATAACCTTAAAAGCAGAGATAAACTCTGTATTCGTTGTTTTGCCTGTGTAAAATTTTGTCCTAATAATGCAAGAAAGGTTATTTTTAAAAAACCAGTTTTAGTCAAGAATACACTGAAACAATTAAGTAAAAAAAGAAGAGAACCAGAGATATATATCTAA
- a CDS encoding isocitrate/isopropylmalate dehydrogenase family protein — MYNIALIPGDGIGPEVIQEGKRIVDFACQSNGIEMKWHEYPFGAEYYLKTGILLPDSVLDEIKDMDAIYFGAVGDPAIKPGILEKEILLKIRFFFDQYINLRPVKLFQGVPSPLKNKGPEDIDFYVIRENTEDFYIGTGGRFNNRQYQKRHNLHRELFDMDIQLDFHLNEPEEFGYQLGILSKKGSERIMKYAFDFAERKKLHKVSTVDKVNVLSDIYQLWRDVFKETAANYPMIETDYYLIDAMTMFFVSQPERFKVIVSPNMFGDIITDLGSTIQGGIGMAAGANINPEGVSMFEPIHGSAPDLKNKFVANPIGTIIAGAMMMEELGENETALTIENAVMNMLKKGTIKTVDMGGNSSTKAVSEAVMKELAEISKN; from the coding sequence ATGTACAATATTGCACTTATTCCCGGTGATGGAATTGGACCGGAAGTCATACAAGAAGGCAAAAGAATTGTTGATTTTGCCTGTCAATCTAATGGTATTGAGATGAAATGGCATGAATATCCTTTTGGGGCAGAATATTATCTGAAAACGGGTATTCTTTTACCGGATAGTGTTTTAGATGAGATTAAGGATATGGATGCCATTTATTTTGGTGCAGTAGGGGACCCTGCAATTAAACCCGGAATCCTGGAAAAGGAAATACTATTAAAGATAAGGTTTTTCTTTGACCAGTATATTAATCTAAGACCGGTTAAGCTTTTTCAGGGTGTTCCCAGCCCATTAAAAAACAAAGGTCCTGAGGATATTGATTTTTACGTTATAAGGGAGAACACAGAAGATTTCTATATTGGAACCGGCGGACGTTTTAATAACCGGCAGTATCAAAAAAGGCATAATTTGCACAGGGAATTATTTGATATGGATATCCAGCTTGATTTTCACCTTAATGAGCCGGAGGAATTTGGATATCAACTGGGAATCTTGAGTAAAAAAGGCTCAGAAAGAATAATGAAATATGCCTTCGATTTCGCAGAAAGAAAAAAATTGCACAAAGTATCCACGGTTGATAAGGTTAATGTACTTTCCGATATATATCAATTATGGAGAGATGTCTTCAAAGAAACAGCTGCAAATTATCCAATGATTGAAACGGATTATTATCTTATTGATGCCATGACCATGTTTTTTGTCAGTCAACCGGAAAGATTCAAGGTAATTGTTTCACCAAATATGTTTGGGGATATTATAACTGATTTGGGGTCAACTATACAGGGTGGAATCGGTATGGCAGCAGGGGCTAATATTAATCCTGAGGGTGTTTCCATGTTTGAGCCAATCCATGGCTCTGCTCCTGATCTGAAGAATAAATTTGTAGCAAATCCAATCGGGACCATTATTGCCGGAGCTATGATGATGGAGGAGTTGGGAGAGAATGAAACAGCATTAACTATTGAAAATGCTGTAATGAATATGTTAAAAAAGGGTACAATTAAAACAGTTGATATGGGTGGCAACAGCTCAACAAAGGCAGTTAGTGAAGCAGTTATGAAAGAATTAGCAGAAATCAGTAAAAACTGA
- the ilvD gene encoding dihydroxy-acid dehydratase, translating to MEKESNIVSNGPSRAPHRSLFYAMGYNKEDLEKPNIGIVNAFNEIIPGHIQLNDITQAVKIGVAAAGGTPMEFPAIGICDGIAMNHQGMKYPLASRELIADSIEAVAMAHHFDGLVMVANCDKIVPGMLMAAGRLNIPAIYVSGGPMLTGKCNGQDSDLNTVFEAVGKYNQKEISEEDLQEIEQCACPSAGSCAGLFTANSMNCLAEALGIALPGNGTIPIGYGARKQLANKAGKAIMNLVEKQIKPRDIMTEKAFENAIALDLAMAGSTNTVLHLLAIAHEAGIKLDLKKFDKLSRIIPILTKISPSSNLHVTDLYFAGGIQAILKELADNHLINTEEKTVTGKSMGQNILSAMIKNTDVIRKFNNPYSTESGIAVLYGNLAPDGAVVKVSAVSKKMYSFEGSARVFNSEEEAYQAIINGEIKKGDVVVIRFEGPKGGPGMREMLAPTSAICGMGLDNDVALLTDGRFSGATRGAAIGHVSPEAAEKGPIGMIQNGDIIKIDISNRELSVKLTEEELKQREEKWALPERNIPSTYYLKRYAYLVTSASTGAVFKEV from the coding sequence ATGGAAAAGGAAAGTAATATTGTTTCAAATGGTCCAAGTCGTGCTCCTCATCGCTCATTATTTTATGCAATGGGGTACAATAAAGAAGATTTAGAGAAGCCAAATATTGGTATAGTCAATGCTTTTAATGAGATTATACCCGGACATATACAGCTTAATGATATTACTCAGGCGGTAAAGATAGGCGTTGCTGCAGCAGGAGGTACTCCGATGGAATTTCCTGCAATCGGCATTTGTGATGGTATAGCCATGAATCACCAGGGTATGAAATATCCCCTGGCAAGCAGAGAGTTAATTGCAGATTCAATAGAAGCTGTTGCTATGGCACATCACTTTGATGGCCTGGTAATGGTAGCAAACTGTGATAAGATTGTCCCGGGAATGCTTATGGCTGCCGGACGTCTGAATATTCCTGCCATTTATGTTAGTGGCGGGCCAATGTTAACAGGTAAATGCAATGGTCAGGACTCTGATCTAAACACAGTTTTTGAGGCAGTTGGAAAATATAATCAAAAAGAAATTTCTGAAGAAGACTTACAGGAAATTGAGCAATGTGCCTGTCCTTCAGCTGGAAGTTGTGCAGGCTTATTTACTGCAAATTCAATGAATTGTTTAGCAGAAGCCCTTGGAATAGCCTTACCTGGCAATGGAACAATCCCTATAGGGTATGGCGCAAGAAAACAGCTTGCCAACAAGGCAGGAAAGGCTATTATGAATCTGGTAGAAAAACAAATTAAACCAAGGGATATAATGACTGAAAAGGCTTTTGAGAATGCCATTGCCCTTGATCTGGCTATGGCTGGCTCAACAAATACAGTTTTGCATTTACTGGCGATTGCCCATGAAGCAGGAATCAAGTTAGATTTAAAGAAGTTTGATAAATTAAGCCGTATTATTCCAATTCTAACTAAAATATCTCCCTCCAGTAATTTACATGTTACAGATTTATATTTTGCAGGAGGAATTCAGGCTATTTTAAAAGAGTTAGCTGATAATCACCTGATTAATACAGAGGAGAAGACTGTAACAGGCAAATCAATGGGGCAGAACATTTTATCAGCGATGATAAAGAATACTGATGTTATAAGAAAATTTAATAATCCCTATAGTACCGAAAGCGGGATTGCTGTACTGTATGGAAATTTAGCTCCGGATGGAGCTGTTGTTAAAGTATCGGCAGTCAGCAAAAAAATGTATTCCTTTGAAGGTTCTGCACGGGTCTTTAATTCAGAAGAAGAGGCCTATCAGGCTATTATCAATGGAGAAATTAAAAAAGGGGATGTAGTGGTTATTCGTTTTGAGGGACCAAAGGGTGGTCCCGGAATGCGTGAAATGTTAGCTCCTACTTCAGCTATTTGTGGTATGGGATTGGATAATGATGTTGCCCTTCTTACTGATGGAAGATTCTCTGGAGCGACCAGGGGAGCAGCAATTGGACATGTATCACCTGAGGCTGCAGAAAAAGGACCTATAGGCATGATTCAAAATGGAGATATAATTAAAATAGATATTTCAAATAGAGAATTATCGGTTAAATTGACCGAAGAAGAGCTTAAACAGCGTGAAGAAAAATGGGCTCTACCCGAAAGAAACATACCATCTACTTATTATTTAAAAAGGTATGCATATCTGGTTACTTCAGCCAGTACCGGTGCAGTTTTTAAAGAGGTTTAG
- a CDS encoding TRAP transporter large permease: MAILLFFSFILLILMGIPVAISVALSSIIVLAIGDVPLVLVPQRMFAGMDSFPLIAVPFFILAGDLMAEGKMSKLIVNFAETIFGFMRGGLWIISVIASAFFAAISGSGGATTAAIGTPLIPELKKRNYDPAFSAALIACSGGIGVVIPPSVPMVLYALIANESISRLFLNGFIPGVMMAAALMFMALRKANQENYPKGKKIILSEVMDSFKSSIWGLMTPVIILGGIFSGYFTPSEAAVIAVDWALFVSVFIYRDKNLKDIFRIFIKSVITSSLIMLLIGTAQVFSWVLANWNIPALITNAVLSISDNRLIILLFVNIILLLAGVFMETASIIIILTPIFLGLMTKIGVDPVHFGIIMTIALAIGMSTPPVAINLYIASSISGYSIEKISRQALPLILIMIFVLLLVTYLPLFLPLIL, encoded by the coding sequence ATTGCAATTTTATTATTTTTTTCTTTTATCTTACTTATATTAATGGGTATTCCCGTTGCTATTTCAGTTGCCCTGTCTTCGATAATAGTTTTGGCAATTGGCGATGTGCCTTTAGTTCTCGTTCCACAAAGGATGTTTGCAGGAATGGATTCATTTCCATTAATCGCAGTACCTTTTTTTATACTGGCTGGTGATTTGATGGCAGAAGGTAAAATGTCAAAATTGATTGTTAATTTTGCTGAAACTATTTTTGGATTTATGAGAGGCGGTTTATGGATTATCAGTGTTATTGCATCTGCCTTTTTTGCTGCTATTTCGGGTTCTGGTGGAGCAACTACTGCTGCTATTGGGACACCGTTAATTCCCGAATTAAAAAAACGAAATTATGATCCGGCATTCTCTGCTGCATTAATTGCCTGTTCAGGTGGTATTGGGGTTGTTATTCCTCCATCTGTCCCTATGGTGCTGTATGCATTAATTGCCAATGAGTCAATTTCCCGGTTATTTCTGAATGGTTTTATTCCCGGGGTTATGATGGCGGCTGCACTGATGTTTATGGCTTTACGGAAAGCAAATCAAGAAAATTATCCCAAAGGAAAAAAAATAATACTTAGTGAGGTGATGGATAGTTTTAAGTCTTCAATTTGGGGACTTATGACACCGGTTATCATCTTAGGCGGAATATTTTCAGGATATTTTACACCATCTGAGGCAGCTGTGATTGCAGTTGATTGGGCTTTATTTGTCTCCGTATTTATATACCGGGATAAAAATTTAAAAGATATTTTTAGAATATTCATAAAATCAGTTATTACTTCTTCTTTAATAATGCTTTTAATTGGTACTGCGCAGGTTTTTAGCTGGGTGCTGGCTAATTGGAATATACCTGCTCTTATAACTAATGCAGTTTTATCAATATCTGATAACAGATTAATAATTTTATTATTTGTTAATATTATTCTTTTACTTGCAGGTGTTTTCATGGAGACTGCATCAATTATTATTATATTAACACCGATATTTTTAGGATTGATGACTAAAATCGGGGTCGATCCTGTCCATTTTGGAATAATTATGACAATTGCCCTGGCTATTGGTATGTCAACACCACCAGTTGCAATTAACTTATATATTGCCAGTAGTATTTCCGGATATTCCATTGAAAAAATCAGCCGTCAGGCATTACCTTTAATTTTGATAATGATTTTTGTTTTATTGTTAGTTACTTATTTGCCATTATTTCTTCCATTAATTTTATAA
- a CDS encoding nitroreductase family protein — MLDLLKKRRSIRTFKNIEVENEKIQKIMQAALLSPSSKNNNPWKFLIVKEKGLLSELSRAKDHGSKFVGNAPLVLVVMGDTEQSDVWVEDCSIASTIMILTARSLGLGSCWVQIRRREDSSGLNSEKYIKKVLDIPDNLRVLCMIAIGYPDEKKSEKRIPEEKLNDIYSSKYGNLWEDNFY; from the coding sequence ATGTTAGATTTATTAAAAAAAAGAAGAAGTATCAGGACTTTTAAAAACATAGAAGTAGAAAATGAAAAAATTCAGAAGATTATGCAAGCTGCCTTATTGTCACCGTCTTCAAAGAACAATAATCCCTGGAAATTTTTAATTGTTAAAGAGAAAGGATTATTGTCCGAACTTTCAAGGGCCAAAGACCATGGTTCCAAATTTGTGGGAAATGCACCACTGGTATTGGTAGTCATGGGAGACACGGAGCAGTCAGATGTCTGGGTAGAGGATTGTTCTATTGCTTCTACTATTATGATACTAACTGCCCGGAGCTTAGGCTTGGGAAGCTGCTGGGTACAGATTAGAAGAAGAGAGGATTCAAGTGGGTTGAATTCTGAAAAATACATCAAAAAAGTACTTGATATTCCTGATAATTTAAGAGTTTTATGTATGATTGCTATTGGTTATCCGGATGAAAAGAAATCTGAAAAACGCATACCTGAAGAAAAATTAAATGATATTTACTCCAGCAAATATGGAAATTTATGGGAAGATAATTTTTATTGA